Proteins encoded together in one Streptomyces umbrinus window:
- the yjfF gene encoding galactofuranose ABC transporter, permease protein YjfF, whose protein sequence is MSTTTQRPTAADSRTTSKAARVLGDRRLPVLVTAGLFLVMYAVGLSRYQNYGFAEAQVFLNLFIDNSYLLVAAVGATFVILSGGIDLSVGSVIGFTTMFTAWLVERQGLPIVVVIPMALAVGAFGGFLMGYVIQNFEIQPFIVTLAGLFLFRGLCLVISKESISIGDSSVSSMAQTQVSLGGAFLSIGAIVALVVLAAAFYVLHYTRFGRRVYAIGGNEQSALLMGLPQGGTKIAVYTMSGFCSALAGLLFTLYIQSGDPLHATGMELDAIAAVVIGGTLLTGGSGYVIGTLFGVLVLGLIKSLIQFEGTLSSWWTKIATGVLLCAFILIQRAMTSRRKT, encoded by the coding sequence ATGAGCACGACCACCCAGCGGCCGACGGCGGCGGACAGCCGTACGACCAGCAAGGCCGCGCGCGTACTCGGCGACCGGCGGCTGCCCGTCCTGGTGACGGCCGGTCTCTTCCTCGTGATGTACGCCGTCGGCCTGAGCCGGTACCAGAACTACGGGTTCGCCGAAGCGCAGGTCTTCCTCAACCTGTTCATCGACAACAGCTATCTGCTGGTCGCAGCCGTCGGCGCCACCTTCGTCATCCTGTCCGGCGGCATCGACCTGTCGGTCGGCTCCGTCATCGGCTTCACCACCATGTTCACGGCATGGCTGGTGGAACGTCAGGGCCTGCCGATCGTGGTCGTCATCCCCATGGCGCTCGCCGTGGGAGCCTTCGGCGGCTTCCTGATGGGCTATGTGATCCAGAACTTCGAGATCCAGCCCTTCATCGTGACCCTCGCCGGCCTCTTCCTCTTCCGGGGCCTGTGCCTGGTCATCAGCAAGGAGTCCATCTCCATCGGCGACTCCTCCGTGAGCAGCATGGCCCAGACACAGGTGTCACTGGGAGGCGCCTTCCTCTCCATCGGGGCCATCGTGGCGCTGGTGGTGCTGGCCGCGGCGTTCTACGTCCTGCACTACACGCGCTTCGGACGTCGGGTGTACGCCATCGGCGGCAACGAGCAGTCGGCCCTGCTGATGGGCCTTCCGCAGGGCGGCACCAAGATCGCCGTGTACACGATGAGCGGTTTCTGCTCGGCGCTCGCCGGACTCCTCTTCACCCTCTACATCCAGTCCGGCGACCCCCTGCACGCCACCGGCATGGAGCTCGACGCGATCGCCGCGGTCGTCATCGGGGGCACGCTCCTCACGGGCGGCTCCGGCTATGTGATCGGCACCCTCTTCGGCGTCCTCGTCCTCGGCCTCATCAAGAGCCTCATCCAGTTCGAGGGCACACTGAGCTCGTGGTGGACGAAGATCGCGACGGGTGTGCTGCTGTGCGCGTTCATCCTGATCCAGCGGGCGATGACGTCCCGCCGCAAGACCTGA
- a CDS encoding ABC transporter permease, translating into MTTTPRWRALTHHHLFWPVAVLVILLLVNVPFTPDFFAIKMTDGHLYGSLVSIVLFGSPLILVAVGMTLVIATGGIDLSVGAVVAITGALTCSYISDQADQSALSGVFLALGIGLVAAIVCGLWNGFLVARMGIQPIIATLIIMVAGRGVAQLITDGQIITVNSEPYKLIGGGYWLTLPFSIFIVAAVVAVTVVITRRTALGLLVESVGGNAEASRLVGIRSMRIKIMVYVFCALCAGIAGLMISSNTSAADGNNAGLWIELDAILAVVIGGTSLLGGRFSIGGTVVGALVIQTLTTTIYTIGVPTQTNLVFKAAVVIIVCLMQSPKFRAKVFGAKLGGKQAAAPAPAETAPAAEASPKMEVS; encoded by the coding sequence GTGACCACCACTCCCCGATGGCGAGCGCTGACACACCATCACCTGTTCTGGCCGGTCGCCGTGCTGGTCATCCTGCTGCTCGTCAACGTTCCCTTCACACCCGACTTCTTCGCGATCAAGATGACGGACGGCCACCTCTACGGCAGCCTCGTCTCGATCGTCCTGTTCGGCTCGCCCCTCATCCTGGTCGCGGTCGGCATGACCCTGGTCATCGCCACCGGCGGCATCGACCTCTCCGTCGGCGCCGTGGTCGCCATCACCGGCGCCCTGACCTGTTCGTACATCAGCGACCAGGCCGACCAGAGCGCCCTGTCCGGGGTGTTCCTGGCCCTGGGCATCGGACTGGTGGCCGCGATCGTCTGCGGCCTCTGGAACGGCTTCCTGGTCGCCAGGATGGGCATCCAGCCGATCATCGCCACGCTGATCATCATGGTCGCCGGCCGCGGTGTCGCCCAGCTGATCACCGACGGGCAGATCATCACCGTCAACAGCGAGCCGTACAAGCTGATCGGCGGCGGCTACTGGCTGACGCTGCCCTTCTCCATCTTCATCGTGGCCGCCGTCGTGGCCGTCACCGTGGTGATCACCCGCCGCACGGCCCTCGGCCTGCTCGTCGAGTCCGTCGGCGGCAACGCCGAGGCCAGCCGCCTGGTCGGCATCAGGTCCATGCGGATCAAGATCATGGTGTACGTGTTCTGCGCGCTGTGCGCCGGTATCGCGGGCCTGATGATCAGCTCCAACACCTCGGCCGCGGACGGCAACAACGCCGGTCTGTGGATCGAGCTCGACGCGATCCTCGCCGTGGTCATCGGCGGTACGTCGCTGCTCGGCGGCCGGTTCTCCATCGGCGGCACGGTCGTCGGCGCCCTCGTCATCCAGACCCTGACCACCACGATCTACACCATCGGTGTGCCGACCCAGACCAACCTGGTCTTCAAGGCCGCCGTCGTCATCATCGTCTGCCTGATGCAGTCGCCGAAGTTCCGCGCCAAGGTGTTCGGCGCGAAGCTCGGCGGCAAGCAGGCCGCGGCACCGGCACCGGCGGAGACCGCCCCGGCGGCCGAGGCCTCCCCCAAGATGGAGGTGTCGTGA
- a CDS encoding sugar ABC transporter ATP-binding protein — MAEPLPVLEMTGIVKEFPGVRALSGVDFRLFPGEIHALLGENGAGKSTLIKVLTGVHSLDGGTITLNGTNVRFASPSQAQQAGVSTVYQEVNLCPNLSVAENIFIGREPTRFGRIQWKRLRREAAELVDRLGLDIDVTAPLSSYPLAVQQLVAIVRSVGTGDADGQGAGTKVLILDEPTSSLDRDEVLELFALMRRLKDEGVAILFVSHFLDQIYEVCDRMTVLRNGTLVGEHMVRDLDQVGLVQLMIGKALDQLEELHDQQLHSDVGEPLLQADGLGRVGGIAPFDLEIKKGEVIGLAGLLGSGRTELARLLFGADHPDSGKLTIGGKQVSMSAPNDAIAAGVAFCSENRKTEGLVPDLTVRENIILALQASRGWTRPIPIAQRDELVAKYIKALDIRPANPEARVGQLSGGNQQKVLLARWLITQPKLLILDEPTRGIDIGAKAEIQKLVVSLSEEGMAVLYIAAELEEVLRLSHTIGVLRDRKLVAQLANGPEITTTRILETIASGEHQ; from the coding sequence ATGGCAGAGCCGCTGCCCGTCCTGGAGATGACGGGCATAGTCAAAGAGTTTCCGGGGGTACGGGCTCTGTCGGGTGTCGACTTCCGGCTCTTCCCCGGCGAGATCCACGCACTGCTCGGCGAGAACGGCGCCGGCAAGTCCACCCTCATCAAGGTGCTGACCGGGGTCCACTCCCTGGACGGCGGCACCATCACCCTCAACGGCACGAACGTACGGTTCGCCAGCCCGTCGCAGGCGCAGCAGGCCGGCGTCAGCACGGTCTACCAGGAGGTCAACCTCTGCCCCAACCTGTCGGTGGCGGAGAACATCTTCATCGGGCGCGAGCCCACCCGCTTCGGCCGCATCCAGTGGAAGCGGCTGCGCCGTGAGGCCGCCGAGCTGGTCGACCGGCTCGGCCTCGACATCGACGTCACCGCGCCCCTGTCCTCGTACCCGCTGGCCGTGCAGCAACTGGTCGCGATCGTACGGTCGGTGGGCACCGGAGACGCCGACGGTCAGGGGGCGGGCACCAAGGTGCTCATTCTCGACGAGCCGACCTCCAGCCTCGACCGCGACGAGGTCCTCGAACTCTTCGCCCTGATGCGGCGGTTGAAGGACGAAGGCGTCGCGATCCTCTTCGTGTCGCACTTCCTCGACCAGATCTACGAGGTCTGCGACCGGATGACCGTCCTGCGCAACGGCACCCTGGTCGGCGAGCACATGGTCCGCGACCTCGACCAGGTCGGCCTCGTCCAGCTGATGATCGGCAAGGCCCTGGACCAGCTTGAGGAACTGCACGACCAGCAACTCCACTCCGACGTGGGCGAACCGCTGCTCCAGGCGGACGGCCTCGGCCGCGTCGGCGGCATCGCCCCCTTCGACCTGGAGATCAAGAAGGGCGAGGTCATCGGACTCGCCGGTCTCCTCGGATCGGGCCGCACCGAACTCGCCCGGCTGCTCTTCGGCGCCGACCACCCCGACAGCGGCAAGCTGACCATCGGCGGCAAGCAGGTCTCGATGAGCGCCCCGAACGACGCGATCGCCGCGGGCGTCGCGTTCTGCTCGGAGAACCGCAAGACCGAGGGCCTCGTACCGGACCTGACGGTGCGGGAGAACATCATCCTCGCCCTGCAGGCCTCCCGCGGCTGGACCCGGCCCATCCCCATCGCCCAGCGCGACGAACTCGTCGCCAAGTACATCAAGGCCCTGGACATCAGGCCCGCCAACCCCGAGGCCAGGGTCGGCCAGCTCAGCGGCGGCAACCAGCAGAAGGTGCTGCTCGCCCGCTGGCTGATCACCCAGCCCAAACTGCTGATCCTGGACGAGCCGACGCGCGGCATCGACATCGGCGCGAAGGCCGAGATCCAGAAACTCGTGGTCTCGCTCTCCGAGGAGGGCATGGCCGTGCTGTACATCGCGGCCGAGCTGGAGGAGGTCCTGCGGCTCAGCCACACCATCGGAGTGCTGCGCGACCGCAAGCTGGTGGCGCAGCTCGCCAACGGGCCCGAGATCACCACCACCCGGATCCTGGAGACCATCGCGAGCGGAGAGCACCAGTGA
- a CDS encoding ABC transporter substrate-binding protein, translating to MLNRRNFLTAAVGVAAAGGLAACAKEDEGSSSSSAGGSGGKKITLGFAQVGSESGWRTANTKSVKAAAKDAGYTLKFSDAQQKQENQISAIRSYIAQKVNVIAFSPVVVTGWDAVLKEAKTAKIPVILTDRSIETSDDSLYVSFIGSDFTDEGRRAGKMLETVLEKAGHKGAVKIAQLEGTTGAAPALERAKGFKEIMEADHKDDWKIVVSQTGDFTRAGGKQVMAAFLQSNPDINVLYAHNDDMALGAIQSIEAAGKKPGKDILIISVDGVKDGFVAMSEGKINGIVECNPLLGPQLMELVKKVNDGETVERRIKTKEGDFLQEQAKDALPTRKY from the coding sequence ATGCTCAACAGAAGGAACTTCCTCACCGCGGCGGTCGGCGTGGCGGCGGCGGGCGGCCTGGCGGCCTGTGCCAAGGAGGACGAGGGCAGCTCGAGTTCCTCCGCCGGCGGCAGCGGTGGCAAGAAGATCACCCTCGGCTTCGCACAGGTCGGCTCGGAGAGCGGCTGGCGCACCGCCAACACCAAGTCGGTCAAGGCGGCGGCCAAGGACGCCGGTTACACCCTCAAGTTCTCCGACGCGCAGCAGAAGCAGGAGAACCAGATCTCGGCGATCCGCAGCTACATCGCGCAGAAGGTGAACGTCATCGCCTTCTCGCCGGTGGTCGTCACCGGCTGGGACGCGGTGCTCAAGGAGGCCAAGACCGCGAAGATCCCGGTCATCCTCACCGACCGCTCGATCGAGACGTCCGACGACTCCCTGTACGTCTCCTTCATAGGCTCCGACTTCACCGACGAGGGCCGACGCGCGGGCAAGATGCTGGAGACGGTTCTCGAGAAGGCCGGCCACAAGGGTGCGGTGAAGATCGCCCAGCTGGAGGGCACCACCGGCGCCGCCCCCGCGCTCGAACGCGCCAAGGGCTTCAAGGAAATCATGGAGGCCGACCACAAGGACGACTGGAAGATCGTCGTCAGCCAGACCGGCGACTTCACCAGGGCAGGCGGCAAGCAGGTCATGGCGGCCTTCCTGCAGTCCAACCCGGACATCAACGTGCTCTACGCGCACAACGACGACATGGCTCTCGGCGCCATCCAGTCCATCGAGGCGGCCGGCAAGAAGCCCGGCAAGGACATCCTGATCATCTCGGTCGACGGTGTGAAGGACGGCTTCGTCGCGATGTCCGAGGGCAAGATCAACGGCATCGTCGAGTGCAACCCGCTGCTCGGCCCCCAGCTGATGGAGCTCGTGAAGAAGGTCAACGACGGCGAGACGGTCGAGCGCCGTATCAAGACCAAGGAGGGCGACTTCCTGCAGGAGCAGGCCAAGGACGCGCTCCCGACCCGCAAGTACTGA
- a CDS encoding LacI family DNA-binding transcriptional regulator, with protein sequence MAQSQLRPPTMADVARLAGVSHQTVSRVLGDHPNVRDETRARVLHAIEEMGYRRNSSARALVTRRTRTLGVVASDTTLYGPASTLFALEEAARAEGYLVSTVSLRKLTVGTLSEALDHLSEGGVEGVVAIAPQRSAVEALAELRHPFPVVTVGSGPGVGIPCVNVDQHMGARLATGHLLAAGHRTVWHLAGPEDWQEAADRAAGWRATLEEAGVEPPMSLRGDWSPLSGYRAGQELAGWVGRGLTAVFVANDQMALGVLRALREAGVRTPQDVAVVGFDDIPESEFFAPPLTTVRQDFSAVGKRSIALLLDLIEGRDPAGTPRFAIEPQLVVRASTFPYTADPGAAPT encoded by the coding sequence ATGGCACAATCGCAGCTTCGGCCGCCCACCATGGCCGATGTCGCGCGACTGGCGGGCGTGTCCCACCAGACTGTTTCCCGTGTGCTGGGGGATCACCCCAACGTGCGGGACGAGACACGGGCCAGGGTGCTGCACGCGATCGAGGAAATGGGCTACCGCCGCAACTCCTCCGCACGAGCCCTGGTCACACGACGCACTCGGACCCTGGGAGTCGTCGCCTCCGACACGACGCTCTACGGTCCGGCCAGCACCCTCTTCGCACTCGAAGAGGCCGCGCGCGCCGAGGGCTACCTCGTCTCCACTGTCAGCCTGCGCAAGCTGACCGTCGGGACGCTGTCCGAAGCCCTGGACCACCTCAGTGAGGGCGGGGTGGAGGGAGTCGTCGCCATCGCCCCGCAGCGGTCGGCGGTCGAGGCCCTCGCCGAACTCCGCCATCCGTTCCCGGTGGTGACCGTGGGCAGTGGACCGGGCGTGGGGATCCCCTGCGTCAACGTGGACCAGCACATGGGCGCACGGCTGGCCACCGGTCATCTGCTGGCCGCCGGCCACCGTACGGTCTGGCACCTCGCCGGACCCGAGGACTGGCAGGAGGCGGCCGACCGGGCCGCCGGCTGGCGGGCGACCCTCGAAGAGGCCGGTGTCGAACCGCCGATGTCCCTGCGCGGGGACTGGAGTCCGCTGTCGGGCTACCGGGCGGGCCAGGAACTGGCCGGCTGGGTGGGCCGGGGGCTGACCGCGGTCTTCGTCGCCAACGACCAGATGGCACTGGGGGTGTTGCGGGCCCTTCGGGAAGCGGGCGTGCGAACTCCCCAGGACGTCGCGGTGGTCGGCTTCGACGACATACCGGAGTCGGAGTTCTTCGCCCCACCGCTCACCACCGTCCGGCAGGACTTCTCGGCGGTGGGCAAACGGAGCATCGCCCTGCTCCTGGACCTGATCGAGGGCCGTGACCCGGCCGGGACACCCCGGTTCGCCATCGAGCCCCAACTCGTGGTCCGCGCAAGCACTTTCCCGTACACCGCGGACCCGGGCGCAGCACCCACCTGA
- a CDS encoding glycosyltransferase, with amino-acid sequence MARTVVIFAAGSRGDVQPCLALGRALSRQGDAVRLLASARYQQLITAAGLQFHSLPADPTEIIESPEGQELLAGRRNPAAFIRGINRIVRPLFSRLLAETQAGAQGADLVLAPTFGFLGIHLSQYLRVPHAIIHFQPSQPTGVFPHPFTPTARFLGSLGNRLSFEAVNLGSWLVSRPFINAWRMESLGLPALSPLGPLHRVRHAPVLCAFSPTVVPRPTDWGPNVHMTGFWHHEQPLWKPPRRLLDFLDDGPPPVYVGFGSMRTCDPEATDRVVRAALRRAGLRGVLAGDPATSDDDMLVVGDTPHSWLFPRMAAVVHHGGAGTTASALSSGVPSLVCPFFGDQPYWADRVHSLGVGPKPLPSRQLTVPALAGRLRAVTRDSGHAEEARRLGRALTAEDGVGRACRILNRLVG; translated from the coding sequence ATGGCCCGCACAGTAGTGATCTTCGCTGCGGGGTCGCGTGGCGACGTCCAGCCGTGCCTGGCGCTGGGCAGGGCACTGAGCCGTCAGGGCGATGCCGTCCGCCTGCTCGCCAGCGCCCGTTACCAGCAACTGATCACCGCGGCGGGACTGCAGTTCCACTCGCTCCCGGCGGACCCCACCGAGATCATCGAGTCGCCCGAAGGCCAGGAACTGCTGGCCGGCAGACGCAATCCGGCGGCCTTCATCCGCGGCATCAACCGGATCGTACGTCCCCTGTTCTCCCGCTTGCTCGCCGAGACCCAGGCCGGTGCGCAGGGAGCCGATCTCGTCCTTGCGCCCACATTCGGCTTTCTGGGCATCCACCTCAGCCAGTATCTGCGCGTCCCGCACGCGATCATCCATTTCCAGCCCAGCCAGCCCACGGGCGTGTTCCCCCACCCGTTCACGCCTACCGCACGCTTCCTCGGATCGCTCGGGAACCGTCTCAGTTTCGAGGCGGTCAACCTGGGATCGTGGCTGGTCTCCCGCCCGTTCATCAACGCCTGGCGCATGGAGAGCCTCGGTCTTCCCGCCCTCTCCCCGCTCGGCCCTTTACACCGAGTCCGCCATGCCCCCGTGCTGTGTGCCTTCAGCCCCACCGTCGTACCCCGGCCGACCGACTGGGGACCCAACGTCCACATGACCGGCTTCTGGCACCACGAACAGCCACTGTGGAAACCGCCACGGCGCCTGCTCGACTTCCTGGACGACGGACCCCCGCCCGTGTACGTGGGCTTCGGCAGCATGAGAACCTGCGACCCCGAGGCCACCGACCGCGTCGTACGCGCCGCACTGCGGCGCGCGGGACTGCGTGGTGTCCTGGCCGGAGATCCCGCCACGAGTGACGACGACATGCTCGTGGTCGGGGACACGCCCCACAGCTGGCTGTTCCCCCGTATGGCTGCGGTGGTCCATCACGGCGGTGCGGGCACCACCGCCTCGGCTCTGAGTTCTGGAGTGCCGTCCCTGGTCTGCCCGTTCTTCGGCGACCAGCCCTACTGGGCCGACCGGGTCCACAGCCTCGGAGTGGGGCCGAAGCCCTTGCCTTCCCGGCAGCTCACCGTCCCCGCTCTCGCCGGCCGCCTGCGAGCCGTCACGAGGGACAGCGGCCATGCTGAGGAGGCCCGCCGACTGGGCCGTGCGCTGACGGCCGAGGACGGGGTCGGGCGTGCATGCCGCATTCTGAACCGGCTTGTCGGGTGA
- a CDS encoding alpha/beta hydrolase, whose product MPSAPTLFTGRARLTGLSLLACLSLLTPLGGTATAAATSGPDHRSWSSDTGAWITGVKTIDERTLDLTVLSRAMRSTVPVRVILPKGWYSERRRTFPVVYMLHGGEDDYTSWTRETDVEVLAENSGALVVMPDGGRYGYYSDWYAGRPRWETFHTSELVRLMESRFRANSSRAVIGLSMGGFGALNYAARHRGMFRYAASMSSYVDLNDPLVRFLLDLGSRGDGTDLHDIWGDPKEHDDIWQTHNPSAMPRAFRGTKVHLSTGNGTPGPLDDGNPSGVTLVGALAEAALPASVSKFAESLRSVGVDVTTNLYEPGTHSWPYWERELHRIWPTVMKELDGSRGAWPAQ is encoded by the coding sequence ATGCCATCCGCCCCCACACTGTTCACCGGCCGGGCACGACTCACCGGCCTGTCACTCCTTGCCTGTCTTTCGCTCCTCACACCGCTGGGCGGCACCGCGACAGCCGCGGCCACCAGTGGCCCGGACCATCGATCGTGGTCGTCCGACACCGGCGCCTGGATCACAGGCGTCAAGACCATCGACGAGCGCACGCTCGATCTGACCGTCCTGTCACGGGCCATGCGAAGCACCGTGCCGGTCCGTGTCATCCTCCCCAAAGGCTGGTACAGCGAGAGGAGACGCACGTTCCCCGTGGTGTACATGCTGCACGGTGGGGAGGACGACTACACCTCCTGGACGCGCGAGACGGACGTCGAGGTACTGGCCGAGAACTCCGGCGCACTCGTCGTGATGCCCGACGGCGGGAGATACGGGTACTACTCCGACTGGTACGCCGGCAGACCTCGCTGGGAGACGTTCCACACCAGCGAACTGGTCCGGCTCATGGAGAGCAGATTCCGGGCCAACTCCTCCCGGGCCGTCATCGGCCTGTCCATGGGGGGGTTCGGCGCGCTCAACTATGCGGCGCGTCACCGGGGAATGTTCCGGTACGCGGCCTCCATGAGCTCGTACGTCGACCTCAACGACCCCTTGGTGCGTTTCCTCCTCGACCTCGGCTCCCGCGGGGACGGAACCGATCTTCATGACATCTGGGGCGACCCGAAGGAACACGACGACATCTGGCAGACCCACAACCCGTCCGCCATGCCACGCGCTTTCCGGGGAACGAAGGTCCACCTGTCCACGGGAAACGGAACACCCGGCCCCCTGGACGACGGCAATCCGTCCGGTGTGACCCTTGTGGGCGCGCTCGCCGAAGCCGCACTCCCGGCATCGGTGAGCAAATTCGCCGAATCGCTCCGCTCGGTGGGCGTCGACGTCACGACGAACCTCTACGAACCCGGGACGCATTCCTGGCCGTACTGGGAGCGGGAACTGCACCGCATCTGGCCCACGGTGATGAAGGAACTGGATGGATCGAGGGGGGCATGGCCCGCACAGTAG
- the ccrA gene encoding crotonyl-CoA carboxylase/reductase gives MSTTMSEAVIAGAGGDALEKLPLPERFAAATVRLADIKMFQDVDDKDVQKSLIVDEVPMPELAPDEALVAVMASSINYNTVWTAMFEPLPTFQFLKQMAKAGGWERRHDLPYHVVGSDAAGVIVRTGSSVRKWKAGDHVVVATAYVDDQDHDTHRDGMLGEGQKAWGFETNFGGLAHYAIVRASQLMPKPGLLTWEEAAVNPLCAGTAYRMLVSDRGAHMKQGDVVLIWGATGGLGSYAVQLVRNGGGIPVGVVNSRRKADLLRSLGCEIVINRSEIDGGDATLLQRPEGWRKIGAAVRDAVGEDPHIVFEHVGEKTFGASVFLARRGGTVVTCGSSTGYQHTYDNRYLWMRLKRIIGSHGANLHEQWEANRLLSMGRLLPALSTTYPLDEVATAARSVQTNQHIGKVGVLCLAPRPGLGVTDPQARARVGEDRLRTFQGWTSESDASSGRDHDEGRRLARV, from the coding sequence ATGAGCACGACCATGTCCGAAGCCGTCATCGCGGGTGCCGGCGGGGATGCGCTGGAGAAACTGCCTTTGCCCGAGCGGTTCGCCGCGGCGACGGTGCGTCTGGCTGACATCAAAATGTTCCAGGACGTCGACGACAAGGATGTGCAGAAGTCCCTCATCGTCGATGAGGTCCCGATGCCCGAACTGGCTCCGGACGAGGCACTGGTCGCTGTGATGGCGAGCTCCATCAACTACAACACCGTGTGGACCGCGATGTTCGAGCCGCTGCCGACGTTCCAGTTCCTGAAACAGATGGCAAAGGCCGGGGGATGGGAGCGGCGCCATGACCTGCCTTACCACGTCGTGGGGTCGGACGCCGCAGGCGTCATCGTGCGGACAGGGTCGTCCGTGCGCAAGTGGAAGGCCGGAGACCACGTCGTGGTGGCCACCGCGTACGTCGACGACCAGGACCATGACACACATCGGGACGGCATGCTCGGCGAGGGACAGAAAGCGTGGGGCTTCGAAACGAACTTCGGCGGACTGGCGCACTACGCGATCGTGCGGGCAAGCCAGTTGATGCCCAAACCAGGGCTGCTCACCTGGGAGGAGGCGGCCGTCAATCCCCTGTGTGCCGGCACCGCGTACCGCATGCTGGTCAGCGATCGCGGAGCGCACATGAAGCAGGGCGATGTGGTGCTGATCTGGGGTGCGACCGGGGGGCTCGGTTCCTACGCAGTGCAACTCGTCCGTAACGGTGGCGGTATTCCGGTGGGCGTGGTGAACTCCCGCCGGAAGGCTGACCTGCTGCGGTCCCTCGGATGCGAGATCGTCATCAACCGCTCGGAAATCGACGGGGGAGACGCCACCCTGCTGCAGCGGCCGGAAGGCTGGAGGAAGATCGGCGCCGCGGTGCGCGACGCGGTAGGAGAAGACCCGCACATCGTCTTCGAGCACGTCGGCGAGAAGACGTTCGGTGCCTCGGTCTTCCTCGCCAGACGCGGAGGGACAGTGGTCACGTGCGGTTCCAGTACCGGATACCAGCACACCTACGACAACCGCTACTTGTGGATGCGGCTCAAGCGGATCATCGGAAGCCACGGGGCCAACCTGCATGAGCAGTGGGAGGCCAACCGGCTGCTCAGCATGGGCCGTCTGCTGCCGGCCCTGTCGACGACATACCCATTGGACGAGGTCGCAACGGCTGCCCGGAGCGTCCAGACCAACCAGCACATCGGCAAGGTGGGCGTTCTGTGTCTGGCCCCACGCCCTGGGCTGGGGGTGACGGACCCGCAGGCCAGGGCACGAGTGGGCGAGGACCGTCTGCGCACCTTCCAGGGCTGGACGAGTGAGTCCGATGCTTCTTCCGGCCGTGACCATGACGAAGGGCGCCGGTTGGCTCGTGTGTGA